Genomic DNA from Streptomyces sp. PCS3-D2:
GTGGTCCGCAGCTCGATGGTGCGCGATTCGCCGGGGCCCAGTTCGAGCTGCCAGCGCAGCAGTCCGGCCGAGGCCACGGCGTCGTCGGGCGCGGGGTCGGCCGCGGTGACGGCCTGGGCCTCGCCGGTGCTCCAGCGCAGACCGGCAGCGTGCACCCCGGCGGGCAGCTCCGGGCCGGCCCGGCCGGCGGCCACGGCGGCCAGCTCCGCCAGGTCGGTCCCGAGGTGGACCTCCACCGGGAGCCGTACCGGCCGGGCCGCGAAGCTGCGCAGGGTGATCCGTTCGGTGCCGTCGGCGTGGCGGACGCGTTCCACCCCGATGTCCGGGTCGGGTCCGGGGTCGGCGCCGGTCCGCACGGTCGCGGTGAAGGCGGCCCGGTCGGCACCGAGGCTGCGCCCCTGGACGGCGACCGGGTCCCGGCCGCCGACGCGCAGCATGCAGCGGGAAAGCAGCCTGCGCCCGGAGCGGTAGATCCCGTCGACCCCCCTCCCGGTCAACTGGCCGTGCTCCGGCGAAATGACCAGACAGGGCGCGGCGACGCAGATGACGGCGCCGTGCACGGGTGGCAGCTCGGGCCTGCGGGCAGCGGGCACGCCGGGCGGGCGGGCGGGTGCGGGGTGAGACATGTGTCGCCTTGTCTGCGCTCCGGTGGGTTCAGCTGGGCGGCGGCGCGGCCGGGGCCGGACCTCCCCCCAGCTGAACGTCCCCGGCCCCGCCCGGGTCACGGGCCGCGGCTCCGGCCGGGTGCTCCGTGGGCGCGGCCCGTTCGGCCGGGCGGGTGCCGGGACACCGCGGTGCATCCGTACGGGACGGCCGGACGACGGCCGGTGCGCGCTCACTGCCCGGTCCCCGCAGTGCGGCGGGATCCGCGGCGCGGGGCCGTGCGGCCCCGCCGGCCGGGCGGCCGAGTGGCGGCCGAGGACCGGCTGCGCCTGGGTTGCCTGCGGCGTCGTTCCTCCCTGAGGCACTGCCGCAGCCCCTCGGGGTCGAGCCCCTCGTTGCAGGCGTGGTGGAGCAGCTGTGCGAAGCGGTATTCGGAGTCGGCGCGCAGGGCCAGGCCGAGGGCGATCCGGGCCGTGGGCTCGTCGCCGGTCGACCAGGAGACCCACCCCGCCAGGGTGAGCGGGGCTGCGGCGTGCTCTGCGTAGGCGCCGACGCAGCGGCGGGCCAGGGCCCGCCAGAGCCGCAGGGCGGGGGCCGCTTCCTCTCCCTCCATCCACTCGGCCGCGATGTCGCGGACTTCCCGGTCCTGGAGGCCGAGGATCAGCGAGGCCGCCTCGTCGTGCCCGAGGAGCGCGTCGTCCCAGTCGTCACCCTGGGCACCGCCCTCGACGGGCGGGGCCAGCACCATGCGCCGCATCAGGGCCTGCGCCAGCGTGATGGTCTCGGCACCGACCTCCTCCCGGGTGGCGCCGTGCAGGATCCGGGGCATCAGAGCCGCGGCGGCCCGGTCCAGAGCCCGCTCGGCCTCCTCCGCCACAGCCCCGCGCAGCGGCGCCAGCCTGCGCTCGATCTCTTCGAGGGAGCCGCGGATCTGGATCCCGGCGAAGGTCGCGGCAGCGGCCGTCACCGAGGTGCCCACCGGGGTCAGCGGGCTGCCTTCGGCCGGGCAGCACCGCTCGTCAGGGCAGACATAGGACCAGAAGCGGCCCGCCGACAGGCACAGCGCCTCCAGCACCGGCACGTCCAGCGCGCCACAGGCCAGCCGGATCCGCTGGGCGAACGGCCGCAGCCGGGTCATCACAGCCCGGCCGTCCTCCTCCCCACGCGGCTCCTGACAGAGGTAGACGACGATGCCGTCGGGCTTGCCGCCGCGGCGTTCGCTGCCCCGGACGAGGCAGTCCGCGACCTGCCGGGCGGTGTCCTCCCATTCCGCGGGGGCGGTGGGGATGCCGACACGGAGCCGACCGCCGAAGCGCCCGCCCTCGCCGTGCACGGCGACCATGACGAGAGAGTCGGACGGGTGGAAGCCGAGCATGTAGGGCAGCGCGTCGGCCAGTTCGGCCGGGCTGCGCAGAGTGATCTGGGGTACGCCGGTGGTTCCGGCCGGGCCGATCAGGGACCGGCCGGACGGGCGACGGGCTTCGTTGCTGTTCGTCATGCCACGAAGGTCCCGTGCGTGATCCGATACCGAAAGCCCTGTGGATAAGTGTTGACGGTTCAACTTCCACCGGGATGGGGCGGCATTGGCGCGATGTCAGACACATCGGGTTGCATGGAGGCATGAACGCAGACCTGAGGTCATCGGCTGACTCCGTACTCGCCCGCCTCGTGGGCGACCCCACGGGCACGGCCCGGCTGCGCGAGGACCAGTGGCTCGCGATCGAGGCCCTCGTCGCGCACAAACGGCGTGCGCTCGTGGTTCAGCGCACGGGCTGGGGCAAGTCCGCCGTGTACTTCGTCGCGACCTCGCTGCTGCGGGCGGCGGGCTCCGGCCCGACCGTGATCGTCTCCCCCCTCCTCGCGCTGATGCGCAATCAGGTCGAGGCTGCGGCCCGGGCCGGGATTCGCGCCCGCACCATCAACTCCGCCAACCCCGAGGAGTGGGAGGGGATCCAGGCCGAGGTTGCGGCGGGCGAGGTCGACGTCCTGCTGGTCAGCCCGGAGCGGCTCAACAACCCGGACTTCCGCGACCAGGTCCTGCCCAAGCTCTCGGCGGCCACCGGTCTGCTCGTGGTGGACGAGGCGCACTGCATCTCCGACTGGGGACACGACTTCCGCCCCGACTATCGCCGGCTGCGCACCATGCTGGCCGACCTCCCGCCCGGCGTACCGGTGCTTGCCACGACCGCTACGGCCAACGCCCGCGTGACCGCCGACGTCGCCGAGCAGCTCGGCACCGGAGCCGGGACGGACGCCCTGGTGCTGCGCGGCCCGCTGGAACGCGAGAGTCTCAGCCTGGCGGTCCTGTCCCTGCCCGACGCGGCGCACCGGCTCGCCTGGCTCGCGGACCACCTCGGCGAGCTGCCCGGGTCCGGGATCGTCTACACGCTGACGGTCGCGGCGGCCGAGGAGGTCACGGCGTACCTGCGCCACCGCGGGCACACGGTGGCCTCGTACACCGGCAAGACGGAGAACGCGGACCGCCAGCAGGCCGAGGACGACCTGCAGGCGAACCGGGTCAAGGCACTGGTGGCCACCTCCGCCCTGGGGATGGGCTTCGACAAACCGGACCTGGGCTTCGTAGTGCACCTGGGGTCGCCGTCCTCGCCGATCGCCTACTACCAGCAGGTGGGACGTGCGGGCCGCGGAGTGGAACACGCGGAGGTGCTGCTGCTGCCCGGCCGGGAGGACGAGGCGATCTGGCAGTACTTCGCGTCGGTCGCCTTTCCGCCAGAGGAGCAGGTCCGCCGCACCCTCGACGTGCTGGCCCAGGCCGGGCGCCCCCTGTCGCTGCCCGCCCTGGAACCGCTGGTCGACCTGCGCCGCACCCGGCTGGAGACCATGC
This window encodes:
- a CDS encoding DUF4192 domain-containing protein, whose product is MTNSNEARRPSGRSLIGPAGTTGVPQITLRSPAELADALPYMLGFHPSDSLVMVAVHGEGGRFGGRLRVGIPTAPAEWEDTARQVADCLVRGSERRGGKPDGIVVYLCQEPRGEEDGRAVMTRLRPFAQRIRLACGALDVPVLEALCLSAGRFWSYVCPDERCCPAEGSPLTPVGTSVTAAAATFAGIQIRGSLEEIERRLAPLRGAVAEEAERALDRAAAALMPRILHGATREEVGAETITLAQALMRRMVLAPPVEGGAQGDDWDDALLGHDEAASLILGLQDREVRDIAAEWMEGEEAAPALRLWRALARRCVGAYAEHAAAPLTLAGWVSWSTGDEPTARIALGLALRADSEYRFAQLLHHACNEGLDPEGLRQCLREERRRRQPRRSRSSAATRPPGRRGRTAPRRGSRRTAGTGQ
- a CDS encoding ATP-dependent DNA helicase RecQ, whose amino-acid sequence is MNADLRSSADSVLARLVGDPTGTARLREDQWLAIEALVAHKRRALVVQRTGWGKSAVYFVATSLLRAAGSGPTVIVSPLLALMRNQVEAAARAGIRARTINSANPEEWEGIQAEVAAGEVDVLLVSPERLNNPDFRDQVLPKLSAATGLLVVDEAHCISDWGHDFRPDYRRLRTMLADLPPGVPVLATTATANARVTADVAEQLGTGAGTDALVLRGPLERESLSLAVLSLPDAAHRLAWLADHLGELPGSGIVYTLTVAAAEEVTAYLRHRGHTVASYTGKTENADRQQAEDDLQANRVKALVATSALGMGFDKPDLGFVVHLGSPSSPIAYYQQVGRAGRGVEHAEVLLLPGREDEAIWQYFASVAFPPEEQVRRTLDVLAQAGRPLSLPALEPLVDLRRTRLETMLKVLDVDGAVHRVKGGWTSTGEPWSYDAERYAWVARQRAAEQQAMRDYAATTGCRMEFLRRQLDDDEAGPCGRCDNCAGARFAAEVSTAALDTARGELGRPGVELEPRKMWPTGLAAVGVDLKGRIPAGEQASTGRALGRLSDIGWGNRLRPMLAPQAPDQPVPDDVAQAVVAVLADWARGPGGWASGAPDAPARPVGVVSLPSRSRPQLVGSLAARIAEVGRMPLLGAVAYTDQVPESGPASSNSAQRVRGLHQALTVPQELAAALAQTPGPVLLVDDRAESGWTLAVGARLLRRAGAKEVFPLVLALQG